From Emcibacter nanhaiensis, one genomic window encodes:
- a CDS encoding SDR family NAD(P)-dependent oxidoreductase, translating to MDNPKSILITGASSGIGEALALEYAAPGVTLFLSGRDPERTTAVAEACREKGAEADSRVIDVSNKDAMAGWIADCHRQRPLDLVIANAGIGLGFHKDVDLEKHTEEIFATNVSGVFHTVHPALELMRQQGGGQIAIMASLAAYHGMPSSPAYSTSKACVKAYGEALRGAYWSEGIEVNVICPGFVESRITRRNKFPMPFFMSAEKAARIIRKALRKNKARITFPWQTRLMFGGAVRLLPASLMDRFLRTLPDKT from the coding sequence ATGGACAATCCTAAATCCATTCTCATTACCGGTGCCAGCAGCGGCATCGGCGAAGCTCTCGCCCTGGAATATGCGGCGCCTGGCGTCACCCTGTTTCTGTCCGGCCGGGACCCGGAGAGAACTACGGCAGTGGCCGAGGCCTGTCGCGAAAAAGGCGCCGAAGCCGATAGCAGGGTCATTGATGTCAGCAACAAGGACGCCATGGCCGGCTGGATCGCCGACTGCCACCGTCAACGCCCCCTCGACCTGGTCATTGCCAACGCCGGGATCGGCTTGGGCTTTCACAAGGATGTGGATCTGGAAAAGCATACCGAGGAGATTTTCGCGACTAATGTGAGCGGTGTATTCCATACCGTTCATCCGGCCCTGGAACTGATGCGGCAGCAGGGTGGCGGCCAAATCGCCATCATGGCGTCACTGGCAGCCTACCACGGCATGCCCTCCTCGCCGGCCTATTCCACCAGCAAGGCCTGCGTCAAGGCCTATGGCGAGGCGCTCAGGGGCGCCTATTGGTCGGAAGGTATTGAAGTCAATGTCATCTGCCCGGGTTTCGTCGAGAGCCGGATCACCCGCCGCAACAAATTTCCCATGCCATTTTTCATGAGCGCCGAGAAGGCCGCGAGGATAATCCGCAAGGCACTCCGGAAAAACAAAGCACGCATCACCTTCCCCTGGCAAACCAGGCTGATGTTCGGCGGTGCCGTACGGCTTCTTCCCGCCTCCCTGATGGATCGCTTCCTGCGCACCCTTCCGGACAAAACATGA
- a CDS encoding YicC/YloC family endoribonuclease, with the protein MTLSSMTGFARIQGHWENYSWVWEIRSVNGRGLDIRCRIPSGFEAMDQTVRGLLKKHIARGSVNVNLQLHRESEEVQVKVNQHALDQLVQIVTDTSANNHLPQPDIANLMSVRDLVQIIEGEEDEDFRRARDTAIEDSFMDAIAALKENRLQEGAATTSMLEKIIAEIERGVQEATGIAAGQPELIRTRFMEKVSSLLDDKAGLDPDRIAQEVTILATKADVKEELDRLVAHIEAARKLLQATDPVGRKLDFLSQEFNREANTLCSKSSDISLTQVGLALKAAIDQFKEQVQNVE; encoded by the coding sequence ATGACTTTATCGAGCATGACCGGGTTTGCCCGCATCCAGGGCCATTGGGAAAACTACAGCTGGGTGTGGGAAATCAGAAGCGTCAATGGGCGAGGACTGGATATCCGGTGCCGTATTCCATCCGGATTTGAAGCGATGGACCAGACCGTGCGCGGGCTCCTCAAGAAGCATATCGCCCGGGGCAGTGTTAACGTGAACCTGCAACTGCATCGGGAAAGTGAAGAGGTCCAGGTCAAGGTCAACCAGCATGCCCTGGACCAACTGGTCCAGATTGTGACGGATACCAGCGCCAACAATCACCTGCCGCAGCCGGACATCGCCAACCTGATGAGCGTGCGCGACCTCGTGCAGATCATCGAAGGCGAAGAGGACGAGGATTTCCGCAGGGCCAGGGACACGGCCATCGAAGACAGCTTCATGGACGCCATCGCCGCGCTCAAGGAAAACCGCCTGCAGGAAGGGGCCGCCACCACTTCGATGCTGGAAAAAATTATTGCCGAGATCGAGCGTGGTGTGCAGGAAGCGACAGGCATTGCCGCCGGTCAGCCGGAGCTGATCCGGACCAGGTTTATGGAAAAAGTCAGCTCCCTGCTGGACGACAAGGCAGGACTTGATCCCGACCGCATCGCCCAGGAAGTCACCATCCTGGCCACCAAGGCGGACGTCAAGGAAGAGCTGGACCGGCTTGTGGCGCATATCGAGGCCGCGCGCAAACTGCTGCAAGCGACCGATCCGGTTGGACGCAAACTTGATTTCCTGTCCCAGGAATTCAACCGCGAAGCCAATACCCTGTGCAGCAAATCCTCCGACATTAGCCTGACCCAGGTCGGGCTGGCGCTCAAGGCGGCCATCGATCAATTCAAGGAACAGGTTCAGAATGTCGAGTAA
- the gmk gene encoding guanylate kinase — protein MSSKALSMDIKRRGLLLVLSSPSGAGKSTLSRLLLEKDDQITMSISTTTREPRPGEADGVDYNFVTIPEFEDLVAQDGFLEHARVFDNYYGTPAAPVEKALQQGRDILFDIDWQGTQQLAQKAKGDLVRVFILPPSKDELERRLRARAQDTDEVVAKRMSKANQEISHWAEYDYIIVNEDLDQAEEELFSILKAERLKRERQTGLLSFVKDLMGEED, from the coding sequence ATGTCGAGTAAGGCCCTCTCCATGGATATCAAGCGTCGCGGACTTCTGCTGGTTCTGTCGTCCCCGTCTGGCGCCGGGAAATCCACCCTGAGCCGCCTGCTGCTGGAAAAAGACGACCAGATAACCATGAGTATTTCGACCACCACCCGGGAACCGCGGCCGGGCGAAGCCGATGGCGTCGACTATAATTTTGTCACTATTCCAGAATTTGAAGACCTCGTGGCGCAGGATGGCTTCCTGGAACATGCCCGGGTGTTTGACAATTACTACGGCACGCCTGCCGCACCCGTCGAGAAAGCTCTGCAACAGGGCCGGGACATCCTGTTCGATATTGACTGGCAGGGCACCCAGCAGCTGGCGCAGAAGGCCAAGGGCGACCTGGTCCGGGTCTTTATCCTGCCGCCCAGCAAGGATGAGCTGGAACGCCGTCTCAGAGCCCGGGCTCAGGATACGGATGAAGTGGTGGCCAAACGCATGTCCAAGGCCAACCAGGAAATCAGCCACTGGGCGGAATATGACTATATCATCGTCAATGAAGACCTGGACCAGGCGGAAGAAGAACTCTTTTCCATCCTCAAGGCGGAACGGCTGAAGCGGGAGCGCCAGACGGGACTGCTTTCCTTCGTCAAGGACCTGATGGGCGAGGAAGATTAG